From Elephas maximus indicus isolate mEleMax1 chromosome 25, mEleMax1 primary haplotype, whole genome shotgun sequence, the proteins below share one genomic window:
- the MMP9 gene encoding matrix metalloproteinase-9, giving the protein MSPWQLLVLALLLLGGCSAAPRPHQPTFVVFPGDLRSNLTDMQLAEEYLYRYGYTRVAEMNSKVSLGRALRLLQQNLALPETGELDSTTVDAMRTPRCGVPDMGGFQTFEGDLKWNHHNITYWIQNYSEDLPKQVIEDAFARAFAAWSEVTPLTFTRLRSEDVKDARDVDIVIRFGVKEHGDGYPFDGKDGLLAHAFPPGPGIQGDAHFDDDELWSLGKGVVVPTRFGNADGAACHFPFTFQGRSYTACTADGRSDGLLWCSTTADYDTDRQFGFCPSERLYTQHGNDNGKPCVFPFTFEGRSYSACTTDGRSDGYRWCATTANYDQDKLYGFCPTRADSTVTGGNSPGELCTFPFVFLGEEYTACTREGRRDGRLWCATTSNFDRDKKWGFCPDQGYSLFLVAAHEIGHALGLDHTSVPEALMYPMYRFTEDPPLHEDDVKGIQHLYGPRPKPEPRPPTTTTAEPQPTDPPAICPTGPPTVHPSERPTAGPTGPPSAGPTGPPSAGPTGPPTAGPTGPPTASPSMTSTVLLDPAEDACKVNIFDAIAEIGDHLHFFKNGRYWRLSEGRGPRVQGPFLISDTWPALPLKLDSAFEDPLTKKVFFFSGRQVWVYTGSSVLGPRRLDKLGLGPDVAEVTGALPRGGGKALLFSRRRFWRFDVKTQTVEPRSVRSVDQVFSGVPLDTHDIFQYREKAYFCQDRFYWRVCFRNDNEVNQVDQVGYVNFDILQCPEE; this is encoded by the exons ATGAGCCCCTGGCAGCTCCTGGTCCTGGCGCTCCTGTTGCTGGGCGGCTGTTCTGCCGCACCCCGACCTCACCAACCCACCTTTGTGGTCTTCCCAGGAGACCTGAGATCCAATCTTACTGACATGCAGCTGGCAGAG GAGTATCTGTACCGCTATGGCTACACTCGTGTGGCGGAGATGAACAGTAAGGTGTCCCTGGGTCGAGCGCTAAGGCTTCTCCAGCAAAACCTGGCCCTGCCCGAGACCGGCGAGCTGGACAGCACCACCGTGGACGCCATGCGAACCCCGCGCTGCGGCGTCCCAGACATGGGCGGCTTCCAGACCTTCGAGGGTGACCTCAAGTGGAACCACCACAACATCACATACTG GATCCAAAACTACTCGGAAGACTTGCCCAAACAAGTGATCGAAGACGCTTTTGCCCGCGCCTTCGCGGCGTGGAGCGAGGTGACACCACTCACCTTCACCCGCCTGCGCAGCGAGGATGTGAAGGACGCCAGGGACGTGGACATCGTCATCCGGTTTGGGGTCAAGG AGCACGGAGACGGGTATCCTTTCGACGGGAAGGACGGGCTGCTGGCACACGCCTTTCCTCCCGGCCCCGGCATTCAGGGAGACGCGCACTTCGACGATGACGAATTGTGGTCGTTGGGCAAGGGCGTCG TGGTTCCCACCCGCTTTGGAAACGCAGATGGCGCCGCCTGCCACTTTCCCTTCACCTTCCAGGGCCGCTCGTACACTGCCTGCACCGCCGACGGCCGCTCCGACGGCCTGCTCTGGTGCAGCACCACGGCCGACTATGACACCGACCGCCAGTTTGGCTTCTGCCCCAGTGAGA GGCTCTACACCCAGCACGGCAATGACAACGGCAAGCCCTGCGTGTTTCCTTTCACGTTCGAGGGCCGCTCCTACTCGGCCTGCACCACCGACGGCCGCTCGGATGGCTACCGCTGGTGCGCCACCACCGCCAACTACGACCAGGACAAGCTCTACGGCTTCTGTCCCACCCGAG CTGACTCTACAGTGACCGGGGGCAACTCGCCGGGAGAGCTGTGCACCTTCCCCTTCGTTTTCCTGGGCGAGGAGTACACGGCCTGTACCAGGGAGGGCCGCAGAGATGGGCGCCTCTGGTGTGCCACCACCTCGAACTTCGACCGTGACAAGAAATGGGGCTTCTGTCCAGACCAAG GATACAGCCTGTTCCTTGTGGCGGCGCACGAGATCGGTCACGCGCTAGGCTTAGATCACACTTCGGTGCCCGAGGCACTCATGTACCCCATGTACCGCTTCACCGAAGACCCCCCGCTGCATGAGGACGACGTGAAGGGCATCCAGCATCTGTATG GTCCTCGTCCGAAACCTGAACCACGGCCTCCAACCACCACCACTGCTGAACCCCAACCCACAGATCCCCCGGCTATCTGCCCCACAGGACCCCCAACTGTCCACCCCTCAGAGCGTCCCACTGCTGGTCCCACCGGCCCCCCTTCGGCTGGTCCCACCGGCCCCCCTTCAGCTGGCCCCACAGGTCCCCCCACTGCTGGCCCCACAGGTCCCCCCACTGCTAGCCCTTCTATGACCTCCACTGTGCTTTTGGATCCAGCAGAAGATGCATGCAAAGTGAACATCTTTGACGCCATCGCAGAGATCGGAGACCATCTGCATTTCTTCAAGAATGG GAGGTACTGGCGACTCTCTGAGGGCAGGGGCCCCAGGGTACAGGGCCCCTTCCTTATCTCGGACACGTGGCCCGCCCTCCCTCTGAAGCTGGACTCTGCCTTTGAGGACCCGCTCACCAAGAAGGTTTTCTTCTTCTCTG ggcgCCAGGTGTGGGTGTACACGGGCTCGTCGGTGCTGGGCCCGAGGCGCCTGGACAAGCTGGGCCTGGGCCCAGATGTGGCTGAAGTCACCGGAGCCCTTCCGCGCGGCGGGGGTAAGGCGCTGCTGTTTAGTAGGCGGCGCTTCTGGAG GTTCGACGTGAAGACGCAGACTGTGGAGCCCCGGAGCGTCCGCTCGGTGGACCAGGTGTTCTCCGGTGTCCCCTTGGACACGCACGACATCTTCCAGTACCGAG AGAAAGCCTACTTCTGCCAGGACCGCTTCTACTGGCGCGTGTGTTTCCGGAATGATAATGAAGTGAACCAGGTGGACCAAGTGGGCTACGTGAACTTTGACATCCTGCAGTGCCCTGAGGAGTAG